Proteins from a single region of Cystobacter fuscus DSM 2262:
- a CDS encoding DMT family transporter: MKKSSSALPSILLGLGAALFFTMTYVLNRNMVATGGFWAWTTSLRYFIMLPVLFVLVAMRGGWPALWAAMKRHPWEWIIWGTVSFGVFYTFLTLAADHGPSWLIAGTFQVSAIACPLLSPFIYTDERRRIPLEAVGMGSLILVGVLILQLGHFDLAMPASAWLALLMVIIAAVAYPLGNRRLMLHLERERIHLDAGQRVLGMTLGSIPLWLVEASHGYARVGWPPATQVLQSAGVALLAGVIGTTLFFRATQMVANNPVGLAAVEATQSTELLFALVLGVLFLDESWPTPISLMGALLIVVGLVLYSRISQNAGLAPVEG; encoded by the coding sequence ATGAAAAAGTCCTCGTCCGCCCTCCCCTCCATCCTGCTCGGTCTCGGCGCGGCGTTGTTCTTCACCATGACCTATGTGCTCAACCGGAACATGGTGGCCACAGGTGGGTTCTGGGCGTGGACCACGTCCCTGCGCTATTTCATCATGCTGCCCGTGCTGTTCGTGCTCGTGGCCATGCGGGGGGGGTGGCCCGCGCTGTGGGCCGCGATGAAGCGGCACCCCTGGGAGTGGATCATCTGGGGCACCGTGAGCTTTGGCGTCTTCTATACGTTCCTGACGCTGGCGGCGGATCATGGGCCCTCGTGGCTGATCGCCGGGACCTTCCAGGTCTCGGCGATCGCGTGCCCGCTGCTCTCGCCGTTCATCTACACGGATGAGCGGCGGAGGATCCCCCTGGAGGCCGTGGGCATGGGCTCGTTGATCCTCGTGGGTGTCCTGATCCTGCAACTGGGCCACTTCGACCTGGCCATGCCGGCCAGCGCCTGGCTGGCGCTGCTGATGGTGATCATCGCCGCCGTCGCCTACCCCCTGGGCAATCGCCGGTTGATGCTGCACCTGGAGCGCGAGCGCATCCACCTGGATGCCGGCCAGCGCGTCCTGGGAATGACCCTGGGGAGCATTCCCCTGTGGCTCGTCGAGGCGAGCCATGGCTACGCCCGTGTGGGGTGGCCCCCCGCCACCCAGGTGCTGCAGTCCGCGGGCGTGGCCCTCCTGGCGGGGGTCATCGGCACCACGCTGTTCTTCCGCGCCACCCAGATGGTGGCCAACAACCCCGTGGGACTCGCCGCCGTGGAAGCCACCCAGTCCACCGAGCTGCTCTTCGCGCTGGTGCTGGGCGTGCTCTTCCTGGACGAGTCATGGCCCACCCCGATCAGCCTCATGGGGGCCCTGCTCATCGTGGTGGGCCTGGTGCTCTACAGCCGCATCAGCCAGAACGCCGGGCTGGCGCCCGTGGAAGGCTAG
- a CDS encoding fatty acid desaturase family protein, with product MLALALQAADYLYHRKDLSKTSFASSNVSLKEFRKEFAGLGHRPLDNYFAVFPFAWTYLLIIAAVIAFNTFDSFIVRGLLVLFVTGRFRSLQEIGHFAVHGALCPNLKWGMFLANVLYQFPALMPEARARKDIHVRRHHSSVNMDHDPDLKELLDVGLKPGISNARFWSALFFPLTWRGMFARVKEMSSYLLADRFSLNFFLRVATVATVVGLFVAFDSVNALIFLYVVPVFITYPLFYWLAHVALHRWFAPCDPTLGYYERELELGRPTEFKGPIGFIVRHNIFPLGDSYHLAHSLFPNVRWNYLPQVDAIMKRYSPKYSENMSCNLIIPGRSLPSAISELRERVVAGRMEELPQSP from the coding sequence GTGCTGGCGCTTGCCCTGCAAGCGGCCGACTACCTCTATCATCGCAAGGATTTGAGCAAGACGAGCTTCGCCTCGTCCAATGTCTCTCTGAAGGAATTCCGCAAGGAGTTCGCCGGGCTCGGTCACCGTCCGCTGGACAATTACTTCGCGGTATTTCCGTTCGCCTGGACGTATCTGCTCATCATCGCGGCTGTCATTGCTTTCAATACCTTCGACTCGTTCATCGTCCGGGGGCTGCTGGTCCTGTTCGTGACGGGGCGCTTCCGCTCGCTGCAGGAGATTGGCCACTTCGCCGTGCACGGCGCCCTCTGTCCGAACCTCAAGTGGGGCATGTTCCTCGCCAATGTCCTCTATCAATTCCCCGCGCTCATGCCGGAGGCCAGGGCGCGCAAGGACATCCATGTCCGGCGGCACCACAGCTCGGTGAACATGGATCATGATCCGGACCTGAAGGAGCTGCTGGACGTGGGCTTGAAGCCCGGCATCAGCAACGCCAGGTTCTGGTCGGCCCTCTTCTTCCCGCTCACCTGGAGGGGCATGTTCGCCCGGGTCAAGGAGATGAGCTCCTATCTGCTGGCGGACCGCTTCTCGCTGAATTTCTTCCTGCGCGTCGCGACGGTCGCCACCGTCGTGGGCCTGTTCGTGGCCTTCGACTCGGTCAACGCGTTGATCTTCCTCTACGTCGTCCCCGTGTTCATCACCTATCCACTCTTCTACTGGCTCGCGCACGTCGCGCTGCACCGCTGGTTCGCGCCCTGTGATCCCACGCTGGGTTATTACGAGCGGGAGCTGGAGCTGGGGCGTCCCACGGAGTTCAAGGGGCCGATTGGCTTCATCGTCCGGCACAACATCTTCCCCCTGGGTGATTCCTATCACCTGGCGCATTCGCTGTTTCCGAATGTCCGCTGGAACTACCTGCCGCAGGTGGATGCCATCATGAAACGCTACAGCCCCAAGTACAGCGAGAACATGAGCTGCAACCTGATCATCCCCGGCCGGAGCCTGCCCTCGGCGATCTCCGAGCTGCGCGAGCGCGTGGTGGCGGGCCGGATGGAAGAGCTGCCGCAGTCCCCGTGA
- a CDS encoding alanine racemase, producing MPNLIVDLDKLEHNIQFIKAFCAANQLEWVGVVKGCESSVPVIELFQRSGVTSLGIASLVTAREQQRHFREKPMLVAIPSALEAQAVVTSCGSSLNSELETIKALAEAAEREGVTHEVLLMIEVGDLREGVMPEDAVRTVRKILELGSKHLELSGIGANLACCSGVLPSSENVSLLNGLAEEIEKSLGHPMKKVSIGGSVMLDWMETHSLPPRLNQLRIGEAILLGTIPGVEKKHKELLDSAFLLSGTVLEIKTKPSVPMGEVGTDAFGVKPQFEDKGLRKRALVNLGAIHTAPRSLQPVPSNVRFINSNSNYSVYDVTDCPQEFRPGDTMEFRLSYSSLIQGLLSPYVKKSYRGASASL from the coding sequence ATGCCAAACCTGATCGTCGATTTGGACAAGCTCGAGCACAACATCCAGTTCATCAAGGCGTTCTGCGCGGCCAACCAGTTGGAGTGGGTAGGCGTCGTGAAGGGCTGCGAGAGCTCCGTGCCCGTCATCGAGCTGTTCCAGCGCAGTGGGGTGACGTCCCTGGGGATCGCGAGCCTGGTCACGGCCCGGGAGCAGCAGCGCCACTTTCGTGAGAAGCCCATGCTGGTGGCCATCCCGTCCGCCCTGGAGGCCCAGGCCGTCGTCACCTCCTGCGGATCCAGCCTGAATTCAGAGCTGGAGACGATCAAGGCCCTGGCCGAGGCCGCGGAGCGGGAAGGAGTGACACATGAAGTCCTCCTCATGATCGAGGTGGGCGATCTGCGCGAGGGCGTCATGCCGGAAGACGCCGTGAGGACCGTGCGGAAGATCCTGGAGCTCGGCTCGAAGCACCTCGAGCTGAGTGGGATTGGCGCCAACCTGGCGTGTTGCAGTGGCGTCCTGCCGTCCTCGGAGAACGTCTCGCTGCTCAACGGGCTCGCCGAGGAGATCGAGAAGAGCCTGGGGCATCCGATGAAGAAGGTGTCCATCGGCGGCTCGGTGATGTTGGACTGGATGGAGACCCATTCCCTGCCTCCCCGGCTCAACCAGCTCCGGATCGGCGAGGCGATCCTCCTGGGGACGATCCCCGGCGTCGAGAAGAAGCACAAGGAGCTGCTCGACAGTGCCTTCCTGTTGTCGGGGACGGTCCTGGAGATCAAGACCAAGCCCTCCGTGCCGATGGGCGAGGTGGGGACGGATGCCTTTGGCGTGAAGCCCCAGTTCGAGGACAAGGGGCTGCGCAAGCGCGCCCTGGTGAACCTGGGCGCCATCCACACCGCGCCCAGGTCCTTGCAGCCCGTGCCGTCCAACGTGCGGTTCATCAACAGCAACTCGAACTACAGCGTGTATGACGTGACGGACTGCCCCCAGGAGTTCAGGCCGGGCGACACGATGGAGTTCCGGTTGTCGTACTCGTCGCTCATCCAGGGACTGCTCTCGCCCTACGTCAAGAAGAGCTACCGGGGCGCGAGCGCCTCCCTCTGA